In one Acetobacter sp. genomic region, the following are encoded:
- a CDS encoding glucan biosynthesis protein: MSSSVFRRDLLRAGSGVALAALTADFIGRPARAADAPSAPPAPTPFDNSTVTQIARSLASRPYSAPEQSLPKPISSLTFDQFRSIEFQPDQALWHNDNLAFDVEFFPRGFLYPQQIEMHEVVDGKSAPVPYSPDMFRYGDPMLRVTDNLGFAGLRLRYAINTPGVMEECAVFLGASYFRAVAKGQNYGLSARGFADGTGDPKGEEFALFRAFWLEKPQAGVDSVVIHALLDSPSVTGAFRFTIRPGETTIFDVQSTFFPRVKIEQSGIAALTGMFYFDTNDRTHVDDWRPAAHDSEALQIWTGSDQQLYRPLRNPLDLQFSAFSDISPRGFGLMQRRRSFHDFEDLALNYEKRPSLWIEPIGDWGAGFVDLVEIPTPNEVNDNIVSFWRPKEPMQAGHEYAYTYRMYWGWDEPFPTELARIGATRVGAVTDHKDARFFAIDFTGGPVENAGPDAKFHLIPQTSAGTIKNVVVERNPNIKGWRTTFEFYPGDAKLAEMNVVLANDQGPVSEQWVYRWTP; the protein is encoded by the coding sequence GTGTCATCATCCGTCTTCCGCCGCGATCTGCTTCGTGCAGGCAGCGGCGTCGCATTGGCCGCCCTTACAGCAGACTTCATCGGCAGACCGGCCCGCGCCGCTGACGCCCCTTCCGCGCCGCCCGCGCCCACGCCGTTTGACAACAGCACTGTGACACAGATTGCCCGTAGTCTGGCCAGCAGACCGTACAGCGCGCCCGAGCAGTCTCTCCCCAAACCGATTTCGAGCCTGACGTTCGACCAGTTCCGTTCCATCGAGTTCCAGCCTGACCAGGCGCTCTGGCACAACGACAATCTGGCGTTCGACGTCGAGTTTTTCCCGCGCGGCTTCCTCTACCCCCAGCAGATCGAGATGCATGAAGTCGTGGATGGAAAGTCCGCGCCGGTTCCCTACAGCCCCGACATGTTCCGCTACGGCGACCCGATGCTACGGGTCACCGACAATCTCGGCTTTGCCGGTCTGCGCCTGCGCTATGCCATCAATACGCCCGGCGTGATGGAAGAGTGTGCGGTCTTCCTCGGAGCCTCCTATTTCCGCGCCGTCGCCAAGGGTCAGAATTACGGCCTCTCCGCACGCGGCTTCGCGGATGGAACAGGTGACCCGAAGGGTGAGGAGTTCGCTCTCTTCCGGGCTTTCTGGCTTGAAAAACCGCAGGCGGGCGTCGATTCGGTCGTCATTCACGCACTGCTGGACAGCCCGTCCGTGACCGGTGCGTTCCGCTTCACCATCCGTCCCGGTGAGACCACCATCTTCGATGTGCAGTCCACCTTCTTCCCGCGTGTCAAGATCGAGCAGTCCGGCATCGCCGCTCTCACCGGCATGTTCTATTTCGACACCAACGACCGCACCCATGTCGATGACTGGCGTCCCGCCGCGCATGACAGCGAGGCGTTGCAGATCTGGACCGGATCGGACCAGCAGCTTTACCGGCCGCTGCGCAATCCGCTGGATCTCCAGTTCTCCGCGTTCAGCGATATCTCGCCGCGCGGCTTCGGGCTGATGCAGCGCCGCCGCTCGTTCCATGATTTCGAGGATCTCGCGCTCAACTATGAGAAGCGTCCGTCCCTGTGGATCGAGCCGATCGGGGACTGGGGAGCCGGTTTTGTCGATCTGGTTGAAATTCCGACTCCCAACGAGGTCAATGACAACATCGTCTCCTTCTGGCGACCGAAAGAGCCGATGCAGGCGGGGCATGAATATGCCTACACCTATCGCATGTACTGGGGCTGGGACGAGCCGTTCCCGACCGAACTGGCGCGGATCGGCGCGACCCGTGTCGGCGCTGTGACCGACCACAAGGACGCCCGGTTCTTCGCCATCGACTTTACCGGCGGACCTGTCGAAAACGCCGGTCCGGACGCAAAATTCCACCTTATTCCGCAAACATCCGCAGGAACGATCAAGAATGTGGTCGTCGAACGCAATCCCAATATCAAGGGCTGGCGCACCACGTTCGAATTCTATCCCGGCGATGCAAAGCTCGCCGAAATGAATGTCGTTCTCGCCAATGATCAGGGGCCTGTCTCAGAACAGTGGGTATATCGTTGGACGCCATAA
- the mdoH gene encoding glucans biosynthesis glucosyltransferase MdoH → MPGVITSAGFHALPPEAPLSMETQNLHALPDLHGREPVSPTEPPLVSLRRLAVIGSALALTLYGAYQTHLVLDANGFSVLGVIMEVLFILLFTWIALAFTSSIAGFWSLLTRGGLGLGIHADGPLPALNTRIALLMPTYNEDPHRVMAGLRAIYASLQETGRADAFDIFILSDTTNPDVWVTEEAAFLALRRDTGDDRHIFYRRRAKNIERKAGNVGEWVRRFGSAYPLMVTLDADSVMDGRTLVQIAAAMERNPQVGLIQTLPIIAGGTTLFARMQQFAGRVYGPLIAHGIAWWHGAASNYWGHNAVIRTAAFAEQAGLPHLPGRKPFGGHILSHDFVEAALMRRGGWAIHMVPALLGSYEESPPSLTDVAIRDRRWCQGNLQHYKVIPTKGLHWLSRMHMMIGIGAYVTSPLWLVFLLVGILISLQARFVRPEYFGDTKTLYPHWPQVDPVRAKYVFIATMAILLAPKLFAYIALLFNRTTLKGCGGALRTVCSILVETLIGGLIAPIAMLIQTGGVISILSGQDSGWNAQRRDDGGVPFGVIVKGYWRYTVFGLILGTAAWAVSISLFLWMTPVLLGLVLAIPLAAFTASRDAGQVLRRLGLLLVPEETQTPDVLLKAAAAMQTPAPDLPEEAMMALLADPALLAAHRAMLPPARRPGDPIDAERLVGLLKLQEARSLTEAETTLTTKEKAAALGDATALDRLVALPR, encoded by the coding sequence ATGCCCGGCGTCATCACCTCCGCCGGGTTCCATGCACTTCCCCCGGAAGCGCCCCTGTCCATGGAGACACAGAATCTCCATGCGCTCCCCGATCTGCATGGTCGTGAGCCCGTTTCTCCGACGGAGCCTCCTCTTGTCTCGCTCCGACGACTGGCGGTCATCGGTTCGGCTCTCGCGCTGACACTCTACGGCGCCTACCAGACTCACCTCGTGCTCGACGCCAACGGTTTCTCCGTGCTCGGCGTCATCATGGAGGTGCTGTTCATCCTGCTCTTCACATGGATTGCACTGGCCTTCACCTCCTCCATCGCAGGATTCTGGTCCCTGCTGACGCGGGGTGGTCTGGGGCTCGGCATCCATGCGGATGGGCCGCTCCCTGCACTGAACACCCGCATCGCGCTGCTGATGCCGACCTACAACGAAGATCCGCACCGGGTAATGGCCGGTCTCCGCGCCATTTACGCCAGCCTTCAGGAAACCGGACGGGCGGATGCGTTCGATATCTTCATCCTTTCCGACACCACCAATCCGGACGTGTGGGTAACGGAGGAAGCCGCCTTCCTCGCCCTGCGACGGGACACGGGCGACGACAGACATATCTTCTATCGCCGTCGCGCCAAGAACATCGAACGCAAGGCGGGCAATGTGGGCGAGTGGGTCCGCCGCTTCGGCAGCGCCTATCCGCTGATGGTCACGCTGGATGCGGATTCCGTCATGGACGGTCGCACTCTGGTCCAGATCGCCGCCGCGATGGAGCGCAACCCGCAGGTCGGCCTGATCCAGACCCTGCCCATCATTGCGGGCGGCACGACGCTGTTCGCCCGGATGCAGCAGTTCGCCGGACGGGTTTATGGCCCACTGATCGCCCACGGCATCGCCTGGTGGCATGGCGCGGCGAGCAACTACTGGGGCCACAACGCCGTCATCCGCACGGCGGCCTTCGCCGAACAGGCCGGATTGCCGCATCTGCCGGGACGCAAGCCGTTCGGCGGTCACATTCTCAGCCATGATTTCGTGGAAGCAGCCCTCATGCGGCGCGGTGGATGGGCCATCCACATGGTCCCCGCCCTGCTCGGCTCCTACGAAGAAAGCCCGCCCTCACTGACTGACGTGGCCATCCGTGACCGCCGCTGGTGTCAGGGCAATCTCCAGCATTACAAGGTCATCCCGACAAAGGGACTGCACTGGCTGAGCCGGATGCATATGATGATCGGCATCGGGGCCTATGTGACCTCGCCGCTGTGGCTGGTTTTCCTGCTCGTCGGCATCCTGATTTCGTTGCAGGCGCGCTTTGTCCGACCGGAATATTTCGGCGATACCAAGACGCTGTATCCGCACTGGCCGCAGGTCGATCCGGTCCGCGCGAAATACGTGTTCATCGCGACGATGGCCATTCTCCTCGCGCCGAAACTGTTCGCCTACATCGCCCTGCTCTTCAACAGAACGACGCTCAAAGGCTGCGGCGGCGCACTCCGGACTGTCTGCTCCATTCTGGTGGAAACCCTGATCGGCGGTCTGATCGCCCCGATCGCCATGCTGATCCAGACAGGCGGCGTGATCTCCATTCTCAGCGGGCAGGATTCCGGCTGGAATGCGCAGCGCCGCGACGATGGCGGCGTGCCGTTCGGCGTCATCGTCAAGGGTTACTGGCGCTATACCGTGTTCGGCCTGATTCTTGGCACGGCCGCGTGGGCCGTCTCCATTTCCCTGTTTCTCTGGATGACACCGGTGCTTCTGGGGCTGGTTCTGGCCATTCCACTCGCAGCTTTCACGGCAAGCCGTGACGCCGGTCAGGTCCTGCGACGGCTGGGGCTGCTGCTGGTTCCGGAAGAAACCCAGACACCGGACGTGCTGCTAAAAGCCGCCGCCGCCATGCAGACGCCCGCACCCGATCTGCCGGAAGAGGCCATGATGGCGCTTCTTGCCGACCCGGCGCTGCTGGCGGCGCATCGGGCCATGCTGCCACCTGCCCGCAGACCCGGCGACCCGATTGACGCGGAGCGTCTGGTGGGCCTGTTGAAGCTACAGGAAGCCCGGTCGCTGACCGAGGCGGAAACGACGCTGACGACAAAAGAAAAAGCTGCGGCTCTGGGTGACGCCACGGCACTGGACCGGCTGGTAGCGTTACCGCGCTGA
- a CDS encoding GGDEF domain-containing protein: protein MERGDIGRQILSLFDASDVLVAIYDETDRLVYFNEAFGREFALQPDERLTWTELMRRGARNNSGCKAHADAANFEQWLAGARSRRGKTRFKSFETDMRNGDWFLMTETVDDAGWMLSIAPNITSIGDSDSKKIRMDRDIAKRLSYTDDLTGVFNRRGIVKVLNDTIESGIEYSVSIIDIDFFKKINDSYGHDSGDEVIKHFVASVLKGIRGSDFLGRYGGEEFLLIFPRTTSEEAGQIIDRIRESLEPVLYKTNEISYSFSAGITSSKDAGNFENSIKFSDMALYHVKNNGRGASGIYDPADDYPSLS from the coding sequence ATGGAGAGGGGGGATATAGGCAGGCAGATATTATCCCTCTTTGACGCTTCGGATGTTCTGGTCGCCATATATGATGAAACCGATCGTCTGGTTTATTTCAACGAAGCGTTCGGGCGTGAATTTGCGCTTCAGCCGGATGAAAGATTGACCTGGACGGAGCTGATGCGCAGGGGAGCCAGAAACAACTCTGGCTGCAAAGCCCATGCAGATGCGGCAAATTTCGAACAGTGGCTTGCTGGCGCAAGATCACGTCGGGGCAAGACGCGTTTCAAATCATTTGAAACCGATATGCGTAACGGTGACTGGTTTCTGATGACGGAAACGGTCGATGACGCAGGCTGGATGCTCAGCATAGCCCCAAATATAACGAGTATTGGTGATAGCGATTCAAAGAAAATTAGAATGGATCGCGATATTGCGAAGAGATTGTCGTATACGGATGATCTGACCGGAGTCTTCAATAGAAGGGGAATTGTAAAGGTTCTGAATGATACCATTGAAAGTGGAATAGAGTATTCAGTATCAATAATTGATATCGATTTTTTCAAGAAAATAAACGACAGTTATGGTCATGATTCTGGTGATGAGGTTATCAAGCATTTTGTAGCATCTGTTCTTAAAGGGATCAGAGGCTCGGATTTCCTTGGAAGATATGGGGGAGAAGAGTTTCTGCTGATTTTTCCACGAACGACATCGGAAGAAGCAGGGCAGATAATCGACAGGATCAGGGAATCTCTTGAGCCGGTTTTATACAAGACAAATGAAATCAGCTATTCTTTCTCTGCTGGCATCACATCATCAAAAGATGCTGGAAATTTTGAGAACTCCATAAAATTTTCGGACATGGCGCTTTATCACGTAAAAAATAATGGCCGGGGTGCGAGTGGGATATATGACCCAGCGGACGATTATCCCTCACTTTCGTAA
- the bfr gene encoding bacterioferritin, whose protein sequence is MAIKDPKVIEHLNIQLTNELTAINQYFLHARTLNHWGVTLLGKKEYEESIEEMRHADWLIERILYLGGLPNVQRYNTILIGQSVKEILECDLKLEEKALDDLREGIAYCESVRDYVSRDLLLKILDNEEEHEDFIDRQFDLIKQVGIENYIQLNSAPANEG, encoded by the coding sequence ATGGCGATCAAAGACCCGAAGGTCATCGAACACCTGAACATCCAGCTCACCAACGAGCTGACGGCGATCAACCAGTATTTCCTGCATGCCCGCACGCTGAACCACTGGGGCGTGACACTGCTGGGCAAGAAGGAATACGAGGAATCCATTGAGGAAATGCGTCACGCCGACTGGCTGATCGAGCGCATCCTCTATCTCGGCGGCCTGCCGAACGTACAGCGCTACAACACCATTCTCATCGGCCAGAGCGTCAAGGAAATCCTTGAATGCGACCTGAAGCTCGAAGAGAAGGCCCTCGATGATCTGCGTGAAGGCATCGCGTACTGCGAGAGCGTCCGCGATTACGTCTCCCGTGACCTGCTGCTCAAGATTCTCGACAATGAGGAAGAGCATGAAGATTTCATCGACCGTCAGTTCGACCTGATCAAGCAGGTCGGCATCGAGAACTACATCCAGCTCAACTCCGCTCCCGCCAACGAGGGCTGA
- a CDS encoding ComEC/Rec2 family competence protein: protein MKGVLTRLQTLLLSERHRLPLWLPVFIALGVLAYFQPLAEPVFWWAPAGLVLSAPFLIVGWHRLGGRMAGCALLCLSLGFLAAWSENHRVPPMPELPRRAVILTGHVQAVDVLPARTEGAPGGRRVTLSHVRFETWLDEGMAPLKRTLRIRLRDDDSLIFGPGNDLRVRALLEAPPFPVMPGARDLQREAWFGKEAGTGRALGAAVLADDAEQGTAATAFERLREAIAARIAAVLPGSDGAIASTLLVGLSGGIAAKDREAFSVSGLSHLLAVAGLHLGIVMGLVVTGVRYGLASIEWTALRWPCKEIAVICGLLGGVVYVTMTGMHLPALRSLIMACLVVLALVTGRNAASMRGLAVAATVLLLTGPAVILGVPFQMSFAAVMALIAGYEVLRVPLRRLHGEGTVSRRFLVHVTTLALTSLLAGTATLPVSMAHFGEIQPFFVVANLLAVPMTALWVMPAGLLAVLLMPLHLERWALDVMGWGVDGIIWLAESVAHWPAARIAVPMTPGWGLTLFLFGLCWLCLWSRKWRLFGVVPMLVGFLSPFFQSLPDAVITPDGGLVAVREGGQLLMNGQSRDAWFERRALEQAFARPVVSLPVRGETASGDLACGEDGAAGVCVLTRGKRSILLRVEDATDGEAILPAEMCQGMDLFVAVSPARSSCRGVPVIDRFTVWREGAVAVWITDSGLRMLSDRRESGDRLWVMRPGRHGVPNLPLAKEDER, encoded by the coding sequence GTGAAGGGTGTACTGACCCGCTTGCAGACGCTGCTTCTCTCAGAACGTCACAGGCTGCCGCTCTGGCTGCCGGTTTTCATCGCTCTCGGTGTGCTGGCCTATTTTCAGCCTCTCGCGGAGCCTGTGTTCTGGTGGGCTCCGGCTGGTCTGGTGTTGTCTGCCCCCTTTCTCATAGTGGGCTGGCATCGGCTGGGCGGACGGATGGCAGGCTGTGCGCTGCTGTGTCTGAGCCTCGGCTTTCTGGCGGCATGGAGTGAGAACCATCGTGTCCCGCCCATGCCGGAACTTCCCCGACGCGCCGTCATTCTCACCGGTCATGTTCAGGCGGTGGATGTCCTGCCCGCCCGGACCGAGGGCGCGCCGGGCGGACGACGGGTCACCCTGTCCCATGTGCGTTTCGAGACATGGCTTGATGAGGGCATGGCTCCGCTGAAGCGGACGCTGCGTATCCGACTGCGTGATGACGATTCACTGATCTTCGGTCCGGGCAATGATCTCCGGGTCCGGGCCTTGCTGGAAGCGCCACCTTTTCCGGTCATGCCGGGAGCGAGGGATCTGCAACGGGAAGCGTGGTTCGGGAAGGAAGCGGGAACCGGTCGGGCGCTCGGTGCGGCGGTGCTGGCTGATGATGCGGAACAGGGCACGGCCGCCACAGCCTTTGAGCGTCTGCGGGAGGCGATCGCCGCCCGTATTGCTGCCGTGCTGCCGGGATCGGACGGCGCGATCGCCTCGACGCTGCTGGTCGGTCTTTCGGGCGGCATCGCTGCCAAGGATCGGGAAGCCTTCTCGGTATCCGGCCTGTCGCATCTGCTGGCGGTGGCGGGGTTGCATCTGGGCATCGTGATGGGGCTTGTGGTCACGGGCGTCCGTTATGGTCTCGCCTCCATTGAATGGACGGCGCTGCGCTGGCCGTGCAAGGAAATCGCGGTGATCTGCGGGCTTCTGGGCGGTGTGGTCTATGTAACGATGACCGGCATGCATCTGCCCGCCCTGCGCAGTCTGATCATGGCCTGTCTGGTCGTTCTGGCGCTTGTCACGGGGCGGAACGCCGCCTCCATGCGCGGGCTGGCGGTCGCCGCGACGGTCCTGCTGCTGACGGGTCCGGCGGTGATTCTCGGCGTGCCGTTCCAGATGTCCTTCGCGGCGGTGATGGCGCTGATTGCGGGCTATGAGGTGCTGCGGGTTCCGTTGCGGCGACTGCACGGCGAAGGGACGGTCAGCCGTCGCTTTCTTGTTCACGTCACGACGCTCGCCCTGACCAGCCTGCTCGCGGGCACGGCGACCCTTCCGGTCTCCATGGCGCATTTTGGCGAGATCCAGCCCTTCTTTGTCGTGGCCAACCTTCTGGCCGTGCCGATGACGGCGCTCTGGGTGATGCCAGCGGGGCTGCTCGCCGTCCTGCTGATGCCGTTGCATCTCGAACGCTGGGCGCTGGATGTCATGGGCTGGGGGGTGGATGGCATCATCTGGCTCGCAGAAAGTGTCGCTCACTGGCCTGCGGCCCGGATCGCCGTGCCGATGACGCCGGGGTGGGGACTGACGCTGTTTCTTTTCGGTCTCTGCTGGCTGTGCCTGTGGAGCCGAAAATGGCGGCTTTTCGGCGTCGTGCCGATGCTTGTCGGGTTCCTCTCGCCGTTTTTCCAGTCTCTGCCGGACGCGGTCATCACACCTGATGGCGGACTCGTCGCTGTGCGAGAGGGTGGTCAGTTGCTGATGAACGGTCAGTCCCGGGACGCCTGGTTTGAGCGTCGGGCTCTGGAGCAGGCGTTCGCAAGGCCTGTTGTCAGTCTGCCGGTGCGTGGAGAGACGGCGAGCGGTGATCTTGCCTGTGGCGAGGACGGAGCCGCGGGCGTCTGTGTTCTCACGCGGGGAAAGCGCTCTATTCTGTTGCGGGTGGAGGATGCGACGGATGGCGAGGCCATTCTGCCTGCGGAGATGTGTCAGGGAATGGATCTGTTCGTGGCGGTTTCTCCTGCCCGTTCGTCTTGCCGTGGGGTGCCGGTCATCGATCGCTTCACGGTCTGGCGGGAGGGAGCCGTGGCTGTCTGGATAACAGATTCGGGCTTGCGGATGCTGTCAGACCGGCGGGAAAGCGGAGACAGGCTCTGGGTCATGCGACCGGGCCGGCATGGGGTGCCGAATCTGCCGCTGGCGAAAGAGGATGAGCGTTAG
- the radA gene encoding DNA repair protein RadA: MAKQPLHRFVCQSCGAVYPKWSGKCEACHEWNTIVEETVEPTASRAGKSKRRLTFTGLEGSAEPPARIGTSIAELDRVLGGGLVPASVVLVGGDPGIGKSTLLLQTACRLAATGQKVIYISGEEAVEQIRMRARRLELNAPTLELAASINVSDITATLETDTPPGLVIIDSIQTMWLDTIESAPGSVAQVRACAFELIRLAKKRGFALILVGHVTKEGGLAGPRVMEHMVDAVMYFEGDRGHQFRILRAAKNRFGATDEIGVFAMTDRGLVEVPNPSALFLAERHGNIAGSAVFAGLEGTRPVLLEVQALLSPKAGEGSPRRAVVGWDTGRLSMLLAVLEARCGLKLSGMDVYLNFAGGLRVTEPAADLAAAAAIISAATGQPTSSGSVFFGEIGLSGEIRQVPQSDLRLREAQKLGFTTAVLPRRVARGAARTKPPAGLELQELGHLSSLVAAMGGNGTRDSKED; encoded by the coding sequence TTGGCCAAACAACCTCTCCATCGTTTCGTCTGCCAGTCCTGCGGCGCGGTCTATCCCAAATGGTCCGGGAAATGCGAAGCCTGCCACGAATGGAACACCATTGTTGAGGAAACGGTCGAACCGACCGCCTCCCGCGCGGGCAAGTCGAAACGACGCCTGACTTTCACCGGCCTGGAAGGCAGCGCCGAGCCTCCGGCGCGGATCGGCACCAGCATCGCCGAACTGGACCGAGTGCTGGGAGGCGGCCTCGTCCCCGCATCGGTTGTTCTGGTGGGGGGCGATCCCGGTATCGGCAAATCGACGCTACTGCTCCAGACTGCCTGCCGTCTCGCCGCCACCGGGCAGAAAGTGATCTATATTTCAGGCGAAGAGGCCGTCGAGCAGATTCGGATGCGGGCCAGACGGCTTGAGCTGAATGCACCGACGCTGGAACTGGCCGCTTCCATCAATGTCTCCGACATCACCGCCACCCTTGAAACCGACACGCCACCCGGCCTCGTCATCATCGATTCAATCCAGACCATGTGGCTCGACACGATCGAGAGCGCGCCCGGCTCCGTCGCGCAGGTCCGAGCCTGCGCTTTTGAGTTGATCCGTCTCGCCAAAAAACGCGGCTTCGCGCTCATTCTGGTCGGACATGTGACCAAAGAGGGCGGTCTGGCCGGGCCGCGCGTGATGGAACACATGGTCGATGCCGTGATGTATTTCGAAGGTGATCGCGGGCACCAGTTCCGTATCCTGCGCGCCGCGAAAAACCGTTTCGGCGCGACCGATGAAATCGGCGTCTTCGCCATGACCGACCGTGGTCTCGTGGAAGTCCCCAACCCTTCCGCACTCTTTCTGGCCGAGCGGCATGGCAATATTGCCGGTTCCGCAGTGTTCGCAGGTCTTGAAGGCACACGCCCGGTTCTTCTGGAAGTACAGGCGCTGCTGTCTCCAAAAGCGGGAGAAGGCAGCCCGCGCCGCGCCGTGGTCGGCTGGGACACCGGACGCCTGTCGATGCTGCTGGCCGTGCTGGAAGCCCGGTGCGGCCTCAAGCTCTCCGGCATGGATGTCTATCTGAATTTCGCCGGGGGCCTGCGCGTCACCGAGCCCGCCGCCGATCTGGCCGCCGCCGCCGCCATCATTTCCGCGGCGACCGGCCAGCCCACCAGTTCCGGGTCGGTCTTCTTCGGGGAAATCGGTCTTTCCGGCGAGATCCGGCAGGTGCCTCAGTCCGATCTGCGTCTGCGGGAAGCGCAGAAGCTGGGATTCACCACGGCTGTCTTACCCCGGCGCGTAGCGCGGGGAGCCGCCCGCACGAAGCCGCCGGCGGGTCTTGAGTTGCAGGAGCTCGGTCATCTTTCCAGTCTGGTCGCCGCGATGGGCGGCAATGGCACCCGTGATTCCAAAGAGGACTGA
- a CDS encoding YidB family protein: MSGFLNKLKDKALSVSGVEDKAADALKRLLASETGQAGVEHLMQQFEKAGLGDKARSWVGPGPRQPLTTEEVQRVLTSDQAKFLASCTGLPLAPLLPVIARLLPLVIAKMADRNESGGAAVEDALADLKAAEAPES, translated from the coding sequence ATGAGTGGTTTCCTCAACAAACTCAAGGACAAGGCTCTGAGTGTTTCCGGAGTTGAAGACAAGGCCGCCGATGCCCTCAAACGTCTTCTCGCTTCCGAAACCGGACAGGCTGGCGTCGAACATCTCATGCAGCAGTTCGAGAAGGCCGGTCTGGGCGACAAGGCCCGCTCATGGGTTGGACCCGGTCCCCGGCAGCCGCTCACAACAGAGGAAGTCCAGCGTGTTCTGACCAGTGATCAGGCAAAATTTCTCGCCAGTTGCACCGGACTTCCCCTCGCGCCGCTGCTGCCGGTGATCGCCAGACTGCTGCCACTGGTCATTGCAAAAATGGCTGACCGCAACGAGAGCGGCGGCGCGGCTGTCGAGGATGCTCTCGCCGACCTTAAAGCGGCCGAAGCACCAGAATCCTGA
- a CDS encoding inositol monophosphatase family protein, with translation MRLSPVMTVMQAAAEKAAKRLLRDFNEVEQLQVSIKGPGDFVSQADLRAERTLREELERARPGYAFLMEESGESGSENWTWRWVVDPLDGTTNFLHGIPHWAISIGLQRRLPDGSIELVAAVVYNPAAGEMFWAEKGVGAYLNDRRIRVSARRDMLESLFATGIPFAKVSPKRRLPFARVMGTLMPQVAGIRRFGAAALDLAWVAAGRYEGYWEFGIKPWDCAAGALLVREAGGHCTDTEGNDLNDLPDDVLIVAGNGHMHGKLREIVADGLTAA, from the coding sequence ATGCGTCTTTCTCCCGTAATGACCGTGATGCAGGCCGCCGCCGAAAAGGCAGCGAAGCGTCTTCTGCGTGACTTCAACGAGGTCGAGCAGCTTCAGGTCAGCATCAAGGGACCGGGTGACTTCGTGTCGCAGGCCGATCTGCGTGCCGAGCGCACCCTGAGGGAAGAACTGGAACGGGCGCGTCCCGGCTACGCTTTTCTCATGGAGGAGAGCGGCGAGTCGGGTAGTGAAAACTGGACATGGCGCTGGGTGGTTGATCCGCTCGACGGCACGACCAACTTCCTGCACGGCATTCCGCACTGGGCGATTTCCATCGGTCTCCAGCGTCGTCTGCCTGACGGTTCCATCGAACTTGTCGCGGCTGTGGTCTATAATCCGGCAGCGGGCGAGATGTTCTGGGCCGAAAAAGGTGTCGGTGCATATCTGAACGACCGGCGCATCCGCGTGTCGGCACGTCGCGACATGCTGGAATCCCTGTTCGCGACCGGTATCCCTTTCGCCAAGGTTTCTCCGAAGCGTCGTCTGCCGTTTGCCCGCGTCATGGGCACGCTCATGCCGCAGGTGGCGGGTATCCGCCGTTTCGGTGCGGCTGCGCTTGATCTGGCCTGGGTCGCGGCAGGCCGTTACGAGGGATACTGGGAATTCGGCATCAAGCCGTGGGACTGCGCAGCCGGTGCCCTGCTGGTGCGTGAAGCAGGCGGTCATTGCACGGACACTGAGGGTAACGACCTCAACGATCTGCCCGATGATGTGCTGATCGTGGCTGGTAACGGCCATATGCATGGCAAGCTGCGGGAGATTGTGGCGGATGGCCTGACCGCCGCCTGA
- the efp gene encoding elongation factor P yields MKQQANLIRAGQVIEHDGRRWTVLKQQIITPGKGGAFIQVEMRDLKTGNKTNERWRTADTVERLITEDKEYNYSYMDGETLVLMDPETFEQFMIPLELLGDQAPFLQDNMVLNVNLVEGDPVAVTLPPHVTLEIIEADPVVKGQTASSSYKPAKLSNGVKTMVPPFIEAGERIVVRTDDATYVERAKS; encoded by the coding sequence ATGAAACAGCAGGCAAACCTGATCCGCGCGGGCCAGGTCATTGAGCATGACGGTCGTCGCTGGACGGTCCTCAAGCAGCAGATCATCACGCCGGGCAAGGGCGGCGCGTTCATTCAGGTTGAAATGCGCGACCTGAAGACGGGCAACAAGACCAACGAGCGCTGGCGTACAGCCGACACGGTCGAGCGTCTGATCACCGAAGACAAGGAATATAACTATTCCTATATGGACGGTGAGACGCTGGTTCTCATGGACCCTGAGACATTCGAGCAGTTCATGATTCCGCTGGAGCTTCTGGGTGATCAGGCGCCGTTCCTCCAGGACAATATGGTGCTGAACGTGAACCTCGTCGAAGGTGACCCGGTCGCCGTGACGCTGCCACCGCATGTCACGCTTGAGATCATCGAGGCTGACCCGGTTGTGAAAGGCCAGACGGCCAGTTCCTCCTACAAGCCCGCGAAGCTGTCCAACGGCGTCAAGACGATGGTGCCGCCGTTCATCGAGGCTGGTGAGCGCATCGTGGTCCGCACGGATGACGCAACTTATGTGGAGCGTGCGAAATCCTGA
- a CDS encoding integration host factor subunit alpha — MSTVTRASLAEHIYTEVGLSRSESVALLEAVLETMSAALESGESVKISGFGTFMVRRKGQRSGRNPKTGVEIPILPRSVISFRPSHILRGAVNGASE; from the coding sequence ATGAGCACGGTAACGCGCGCCAGTCTGGCGGAACACATCTATACGGAAGTCGGCCTGTCCCGGAGTGAGTCCGTGGCGCTGCTGGAAGCCGTCCTTGAAACAATGTCGGCTGCGCTTGAATCCGGGGAATCGGTGAAGATCAGCGGGTTCGGCACTTTCATGGTGCGCCGGAAAGGCCAGCGGAGCGGTCGAAATCCGAAGACCGGCGTGGAGATTCCCATTCTCCCCCGTTCGGTGATCTCCTTCCGGCCCAGCCATATTCTTCGTGGCGCGGTCAATGGAGCCTCTGAATGA